The segment CAATCGAAGCTTTAAAATGTCCTAATTGTGGCGCTCCGTTAGAACACGGTCAGAACTTTTGCGATCATTGTGGAATTGCATTAAAAGTAACTGATGATGAGCCCAAAGAAAAACCGCGCGGAATAAATATATCTATTGACGGCAAAGAAAAAACTTATAATTACGGATTTTCATTTAACTCTACGCCCAATTACAATACAGGCAATAATTATAATCCAAACAATAGAGATGACGGAAGAAACCGTAATTATACTTATGGCGATTTTAGACCAAACGATCCTAGTGATTTTTCAAGACATTCTTTGTCAAAAGATATTGCGCTTATATTGGCTTTGATATCTTTGTTCTTTTTATGCGGCATAGGCATTCACAAAATATATCTTAAGAAAATAGCTGGATTTGTTTTGTCTTTATTGTTCGTCTGGACAATCATACCTTTGATAGTGTGCTTCTTTAACGTGATTTCACTAGCTACTATGAGCAAAGAAAGCTTTTATAGAAAATATTGTTAATTTGAAGAAACATTAATAAGAGGGTGACACACCCTCTTTTTTTATTATCAAATTGCCCAAATAATAATCATTTGATATAATATAATTTATGATTTACACAACATACGGAGAAGTCCAAACTTTTGATCTTGGTGTCAAAATCGCCAAAACCTTAAAAGGCGGAGAAGTGATAACCCTTGACGGTCAGCTTGGCGCTGGCAAAACAGTGTTTACAAAAGGTCTTGCGCATGGGCTTGGCGTTGAAACACCCATTTTGAGCCCTACGTTTGTTATTCTTAGGCAATATAAAGGTTCAGAACTAGAACTGTATCATTTCGATATGTACAGGCTGGAAAGTTCAGACGAAGCGCTTGAACTAGGTTTTGACGAATATATCGGCAGAAAAACAGCGGTTACGGTTATAGAATGGGCGGATAAGGTAAAAGATATTTTAAATAATGTCACTCACCGAATTAAGATAAACTTTGTTGACGACCTAACCAGAACAGTGGAGATTTTATGAATTATATCAGCATAGATACAGCAAGAAAAAATTTGGAAATTGTGGGCGAATATGAGGGGACAGAACTATATCATCTTGACGAATCGCCTTTGCAGCATTCGGTAACTTTGATGCCCGCAATCCAAAGATTAATGGAAGCTAACAGCTGGGATAAAATTGATTATATCGCAATCAATCAAGGACCGGGATCATTTACGGGAATAAGAATAGGCGTTACCACTGTCAAGGTCTTTTCATATTTAAAGAATATTAAAATAATACCTTTCAACACTTTGAAAATGTACGCATATAATATATATAGTGCTTACGGCGATACCATCGTCTGTGCTATGTATAGCGGCAATGCCAATGTCTATATCGGCGTTTATGAAAATCAAAACTCATTAAAAGAGATTTTGGAACCCAAAGTTCTAAATATTGATGAGTTTTCAAAGTTTTTGAATGATATAGACGAAGAAGTGCTTGTCGCGTGTGATTT is part of the Clostridia bacterium genome and harbors:
- a CDS encoding zinc-ribbon domain and TM2 domain-containing protein, with protein sequence MPIEALKCPNCGAPLEHGQNFCDHCGIALKVTDDEPKEKPRGINISIDGKEKTYNYGFSFNSTPNYNTGNNYNPNNRDDGRNRNYTYGDFRPNDPSDFSRHSLSKDIALILALISLFFLCGIGIHKIYLKKIAGFVLSLLFVWTIIPLIVCFFNVISLATMSKESFYRKYC
- the tsaE gene encoding tRNA (adenosine(37)-N6)-threonylcarbamoyltransferase complex ATPase subunit type 1 TsaE codes for the protein MIYTTYGEVQTFDLGVKIAKTLKGGEVITLDGQLGAGKTVFTKGLAHGLGVETPILSPTFVILRQYKGSELELYHFDMYRLESSDEALELGFDEYIGRKTAVTVIEWADKVKDILNNVTHRIKINFVDDLTRTVEIL
- the tsaB gene encoding tRNA (adenosine(37)-N6)-threonylcarbamoyltransferase complex dimerization subunit type 1 TsaB, which gives rise to MNYISIDTARKNLEIVGEYEGTELYHLDESPLQHSVTLMPAIQRLMEANSWDKIDYIAINQGPGSFTGIRIGVTTVKVFSYLKNIKIIPFNTLKMYAYNIYSAYGDTIVCAMYSGNANVYIGVYENQNSLKEILEPKVLNIDEFSKFLNDIDEEVLVACDFDLPVKKDNFKINKIEKSCKNGIKKIMDSLDERTTVGYNELEPLYIQVPQAQKNV